tccaggtttttttttaaatgattttaagacctggtaactaagacctttaagtcatgtctttttatttatattcttatttttatgaaaaatgagagtgaaatgaaatgagatgggatgaaatataatctcagttaaatggtgatcatttactgagtttttttttcagtggattttttggaggatcacgagaagttacgtccagcggctttgtttcattttcccatatttgttcactttcacagatattaaacagttaataaaccacggttgttacacatttaaacctgaagaaacactaaatagacaaaataaaacaaatcacacaacttcattcctcgAGTTCCCACCAAAAAGTTGTATCTCCTGGTGGACGGCGGCGTTAGGTTTCTCAAGTTCGTAGGATCTAGCTAGGGCTGAAACCCGCGCTtactcaataaaaacaaaacacgaaTGCGGCTTGCAAAACGCAAATGCGTCCTTATGCCGAGGTGTTAACGTACGCATGTCAAAAATGTCCGTGTGGTGGTTCGGCAGCAGCGCGGTGGGCGGGGTCCGCGGCGGGGGGGTCTGGTTCACGTAGTGCCTTACGCTTTCCTCGCACctgcaaataatattatttattaatgttgtgagtccgcgtgggtaggtaccaccatcctgcccatttctgccgtgaagcagtaatgcgtttcggtttgaaaggcggggcagccgttgtactgttaaaagtgagaacttagaactcatgtcttaaggtgggtggcggcatttacgttgtagatgtctatgggctccggtaaccacttaacaccagtcgaagtcgtcgtggcctaagggataagtataataatagtaaaataataatacgttgcaaataacaataatactttgtattgttaattttaatatggcACGACACACAGTCCATAgctttattagtttttattatggaatcgaaaaaaaaactcattgaaCTTATTTTCTTTATCAGCTCTAGAAATAGAAGCTACATTATTTTTGATATAGCTTAAAATTCCAAAGCTTTTATATTCTTAGACTGAAGCTATATCTTTAAGGATAGAAGTAAAATTAGTTGGAATGAAGTGACTTTTCACTGAAATGGTAACCCGTAACTGAGATCTCACTGgacttcgaaaaaaaaaaaccaagctaTATACAGCGCTACCATACGACACATCAATAATGTTGCCATCCATTATACACCACGAGCTTCAAGTCCTAATTGAATTGTAACTGAATTGTAAcgttcaaattaaaatatatcgaTTAGGTGGCGTGTCGAATTAAATTCTTCTCTATTCACTATCAttatacgagggctgcactaaaagtatcgggaatggaatatttccactgttcctgtcatattaaaatttttttaatcgaaatctccttggttttaaaaatcgaatcccatttatttctttaaaaaaagattctcggtcttgtcacgaggttttgtcaaacttgtttagtcgttgagaaaatggaattgactcgagaaaattcaagagcgatgatttattatgactttgaagtgatttaacacaaaaacagtgtgttgaccggatgatttctgcatttgatgatgaagccccatccaaaaccacaatttatcgctggtttgctgagtttcaacgtggacgtatcaagctcagtgatgatccccgtcaaggtcgtccaaaaactgcagtcacccaagaaaacgttgatgctgtgcgtaagctgattgaggaagatcgacatgtgacataccgcgaaattcaggcaactttagacattggcatgagtcaaatactaataatcttgcatgaacaattaggtgtaaaaaagttgttttcccgatggataccgcattcgctctgtgaagagcaaaaagcggctcgcgttacttggtgcgtcagaactctcgaaagattccatgcaggatcctcaaatgctgtatacaacattgtatcaggtgacgaatcctggatatacgcgtacgaacccgaaacaaaaaaccagtcacgagtttgggtgttcgaaaatgagttaaagccaacaaaaattgttcgttcacggagtgttgcaaaaaaaatggtggccacgtttgtcttcaaaaccggccatgttacgactattactcttgagggacaaagaacggttaatgcagaatggtatgctagcatttgtttgccacaggtcgtttctgaactccgtaaagagaactgcaaccgccgcatcatcctccatcacgacaatgcgagttctcacaccgcgcacagaacaaaagagtttttagagcaagaaaacatagaattattagagcgtccgccgtacagccccgacctaagccctaatgatttctatactttccctaaaataaagaataaattgcgtggacagagattttcatcacttGAAGAAgatgtggacgcctacaaaacggacattttggagaccccaacttccgaatggaatggttgcttcaatgattggttccatcgtatggaaaaatgtgtcaaatttcgcggagaatacttcgaaaagcaataaatacatttttaaatagtaatgttgtatcACTTCGtgaattcccgaaattttcagtgccgcctatgtaacTTAGCATTAGAGGCCAGGCCAACTCAGGGTATTATAGGTCAAAATGTATTCAGATTAAATATGAGTAGTTTATTATAACTTCTGATTGCATCGTTTTCCAAAATCTGAGCACTAAATAATAGCTTAGAATTCACATAAAAACATACGGATCGtgtgtatcaaaatatatatcgagggttgaagggcttaagtgacatttcgcttaatacgcgaaatttaactttgtaatattattaaaggtgcgttttatttggtattaacagttcgatgtttttaattgatcttTTACGTACGAGGAGAGCGGTGCGAGTGACGTCAGCGAGGCgaggggcgggggcggggggtgGCGGTGCGAAGTCGGCGCCAGCTCGGGCGGCACCTTGTCCGGCATGTCGTTGTAATACTCTCTGTCCTCCACTAGCCCACAAGCGCTTTCGCAGCTGGGCAGAGATCCATTGAGATTTAATCTGTTGGAAACATTACAATACGATATATTTATGGTGCGTAACTAGGGGGATGATCTTTTAATAGGTCTCACTATCTGAAACTCGGACAGTCCTCTTGGCCTACTGTTTCAAGGTCAGTGATGGTGTcgcgaattattattttatactacctggagccactgcggtcatccacagtgcgtttccaaaggtctttttgccacgtaccatccggctatggaatgagctcccctccacggtgtttcccgagcgctatgacatgtccttcttcaaacgaggcttgtggagaatattaagcggtaggcagcggcttggctctgtccctggtattgctgaagtccatgggcgacggtaaccactcaccatcaggtgggccgtatgctcgtctgcctacaagggtaataaaaaaaaattgtatgtgtTTCGGTATGTGTAGTGATGTATTTATCGAAAAAGAATAATGCGAACCGATTCGAAGTAAACAGGTGGCAGCACTTCGCAGCCTTCACTAGTGTTAACCAGTTACATTGGAAACGACTTTAAGTTTCAACTTTAAAGTCAACAACTGCTCCACCCTTAGAACCGGAGCGAATTACCgattcgcgacagaaataagcaggatgatGACATCTACCACTAAAACGTCTATTGGCTTATAGTAATACTCAAGCCCCAACTTAAGCGGGAACGCAAGGTGGTTTCTAAGCAGAGATAGCTAGACGAGCGATGTTAGCATACCCTGCAGGCGAATGAAACACCCTGCTATCAATAGTGTTGCTGGTCGATTGTGACTAGTCTTCCGCAAATTCAGTGCCCACAGTTCGCATTTACACATAATACACACAGAATTCTTGCAGGTCATAATACGTTTCCTAACAAGTTCTGAATGAGTGATTCATAAATACCTAAGGATACTGCATGATTGTTACTCATCGAATTCAATGAATGCTTACGGACATAAGTTTGCGTTGATAATACAAATGGTTCAAGGTTATCTAATGAtgataaactatattttattttaatttatttagaagCAACATTAGTTTAGATAATTTATTTCTCGTTTCACATGGTACAGTTAGCACGAATTACGTCATTTCATAGCTAATATAGAAACCATTTGCATTATTAATACTTTCATCTCCCTTGGAAATCCCTcacgaaaataatatagtatCCACATTAATAGATTATCCAATAGCTTATTCACGGGTCATTAGGTCTATTTAGTTCTAAAATGAATAACATTATGATAAAGCAATCATTTGTAATCATTCATGATCACAATACCTTTGCTATAATTCAAGCGGGTCAGACAGACTATGTGACACAAATTGGTATATTAGGAATGATGACTTCATATGAGGAAAACTTTCAAATTATGACTCATTACACATGGAGCTTTGGCTTTATATGGTCCAGTATACGTAATTGGGCTTTCGCAGAATATCTTTGTActgatatttttacattttaaaattctctaACAATGCATTTGAGCTttgacattttcttttacatttacatttcaCATTGCTtgttaatttaagtaatttacattgaatgaacGGATGACCCACATTAGTcgcatattaaaattaaaaaaatattcaacttaCGTCGAGGGTTTCGTTAAAAATTCCTTAAAACGCAACTCGAAGGCCTGTCCTATCGTCGCTATCACGTCTTGCGCCAGTCTTCCACCGCATTCTAGAACGTAGCACGCTCTCCACTCCGTCGGTGGAGCTGATTTGGCCACGTACGCTACATAGTCTAACGAATCCGCATCTCCGCCCGAGGCAAACGATACTCTGGGCATGTCGTGTCGCGCTATGGTGTCGCCGCCTTCCAGAACCGCCAGGGTTATTGCTTTCGATGATACGGTTAGGGCGACGTTGGCGCCCGAATGGGACATGCGCGGTCTGGCCGTAAGCGCACGGGCGGCTGCTTGAGACACACGACGCTTCTTATCCGCGGAACGAAGACCTGCGGCTGCACATACTCTTGCTATGCATTccctaaaacaattatttatcaTGTTACTCAAACATCTATGACGGCCTTGTATGTTGACACATACGATATGGAAACTAAAAAGATCAACTAAAGATAACCGCTGGTCACTGAACATCAACAATACTGGTTAATATTAATCACAGCTAACATACAATGtgaaatggttttatttttgttgaaaattaattacatagcgtaacttttatttcaacaattaattttaagtttgtaataTGGTTAGGATAGTACAGACTGTGTCATAGGACAGTCATTGTAAAATTCATAGCTGCATTCTTAGTAGTAGGCGTTGTTATCTTTAACAAGTCATTAAACATTTTTGCATTTGATCCCAGCATGTAGTCAACGGGCTGAGGCAACAAATAGGCTCAGTTTCTCATAACCTGGTATAAAAATACTGCTGTAAatgagaaattaaaattaaacaggtTCCATTGACCCCTGTGAAAACGTAGTGAAATACAGAGATAAGGACAACTTAAGAAACATAAACAAGATTTGTGGAGTGGCACTACTTATCACGGCTATACTGAAGTAGTGAAAAGATACAAGTTATAATCCTAGAAAGTACAACCGGTGAAAGCTCTATAATAGATGGATTTTACTTCTGTTTCACGTTTAAAGTGTGAGAAAACGAAATGTTACTTACATCACAAACAATCACAATAGCTGTTGCAATAATATTGATTGACAAAACAatgcttgaattttttttaactcttaATCTTTTTTACTTATGAGTAATATGGTgctataaaataatgtacttatTTCTATCACAAAAttttcattagttttttttttttatatcaaataaatgatttgatcagttttataataattagaGGTTTTGCTAAATAGTTTTTCAAAGGTAAATGTtgctaatgtaattttaaactgAGGATAACCGAAAAATAATGCATTCATTTTGGATTATTAGTATTAAAAGCATGTTGACGTCAATAAAGTACCTAACTATGAGTGAATATTATCATCTCAAAATAGGACAGGATTTCAAAgtttatgataaaaaataaaattgaacaggaattaatatttaaaaatacagctGAGTTTTTGTGCATTGGAGaggattaattatattattccaAAGCAATTAAGATTTTGATATGAAGTATCAACATCAACCTACAGcaatccactgctggacatcaCCCTCACCAATTGGTCACCACTGAGCACAAAGTATCAAGGTTTCTAAAATTTTCATTGTTATATCTATTAGTTTCAGTAGTAGGTTCACAGCAGGCTGAATATGAGAATGCATACTAatttaaaccaataaaaattaaattgtttttactgATAGTAATAATACATCAAGTAGAACACTTACTTGGCAACTTGTGATCTGGTATCGAAGTCTAATTTTTTCATCGATGTTAAAACTTCCATGCACCCAATATActgtaaatgtaattaattattttttagagATGACACATTTGCTGATATGAATGAATATGGCTTAATTTGTTTTAGATAGATTTTATATTGCTTTAGTCAGTGTTCAAGTGTACAGCCAAGTACAAGTGTGTGCACTAGAAGATTATCAATGGCACCAATGAGCATTAGTAATAGCCCAGACATACTATGCAATtacctataaaaaaaactttctttaaGCCTACTTATTGTAATACTCTAGAAATAACACAAAGGGCATACATTACTATAATTATAGTctatgcatatttttttaaacatttaaagttgaaatatacatgatttttttcttaacaGATTAGATAGCGGAGAAGGCTGTAGAACGGAGAAGAAGAAAGAGTAATTTAATGATTAGTAGAATTGTTTACAGTTGTGAGTTAATAAAGATATGATACTGTTGTAGATTAACAATGATAACGAAAGGCAGAAAAGTTACAAGTACAAAGCCAGTAGGACATTTAAATGATTTAGATACCATATAAAtctgaatattttattgtttactgtTTATTTGCATTATAAATGCTTCTGGCCGGCAGGAAACAACGTGTGGAGTAaagaaattgaaatttgaaaCGAGGTGTCCGCGAAGACTTACCCTGACGGCATACGTTACTCCGTCGGAGGCTAATACTGAGTCGGGATGCAACCAACCCCGCGCCGGCTTGGCCACAAATGATCCACTTTCCGCCATCTCACAGTGAATATTAACAGTTTAACGAATGAAAAATTGACACTTTAATCTTCACCCTTCACATGATTCCAGCAATTTCAAAGTAAACTAAGTACACTTTCATTGTGAGTTGTgaatcaaagttttttttttcgtggcaaaattactttttttttccttttaatactttttttattggtattttaAATGACTAACTGCAATGTTCTAACAGCAGTAATAATTTCTTAGACAAATTAAATACAGATGTTataaatcttaaattaaaaatataaaacaagtcCACTTAGCCCAAATTTCAAGATTTCTAACTTTTTGACAGTAGTGATAggtagttttattttctaactGAAAAGACAAAGgtgtcataccatacagcctaatcttatataatacctaatatgaagtgaaatgaaatgaagttgattaatatgaaacatggcatgagatgaaatgaaatgagatgagatgatatgggatgaattGAATGATGAATCTCAGTAGAATGGTggacatttactgagactttttcagtggactttttcgaGGACCACGAGGAGTTatgtccagtggctttgttttattttcccacatttgtgcactttcacagatactaaacagttaataaatcaccgttattacgcaCTTAAACATGAATAAACGctaaagaaacaaaataaaacaaatcacacagcttcactcctcgcgttcccgccaaaagtcttcCTTTTTGACAGATTGATACAATTCTTGATAGATTGAAGAAACACGGTAGTATTTTTATTCTCTGGACAACACTATTTTTCTCCTaactacgccgaaagttcggttttcctcccgctgtacagggaagaaagtcttacttttcctcccgctgtacagggaagaaagtgtaacttttcctccctgggtacaagtgcgcatgcgcgttagtgtctacgtctgctctcacgcacctaaattctccgccattgttgtgctcgggtaatttgcaatattgtgtttatagtttaaaagtgagataaacaaaatgcaataaaatttaatactgaagtattaaacacacatgagttcatcagacagctcttattcaattagtagtagtttaaaaaaaaaaaaaaaaacagtttaattgttattttaagagTATGGGGGGGCTCCGCgccccctatttttttttttagatgggtggacgagctcacagaccacctgattaagtggttactggagtccatagacatctacaacgtaaattaaatgcgccacccaccttgagatataagttctaaggtctttttttttttttttttttttttacctaatctgagagccttgagaggctatttcagcgtaaccctaacgtttgtaggtgagctcacggggctcaaacctgatgacgttgctaacacgaaccctagcaagagccgtgcttcgcagaatctaccaccggatcggaaacgcgacccactgagaagatccggcgagaaactcagtgggctgtgtctgggagttaatttactcgtcgagcccttcgtcgcaagcgacgggttcgacgagaacggtgaccggtgcttgaagtacctagaagcaccgttagtggatcgggaggatccgagatgacgtgttttggacgacgtcgactgctttccattctgtccgcaggatcgggaatgtagttaccggcggccacgatgagagggttctcgtgtcgtgccgctttcgatgccgactgcatatacttactggttgactctaagtccaggtcgtcatggaggtcgacgttcctgacgaactacggggctccgacggctatcctgcaaaaacgggattggataatttgaaatgatttcaggtgagtgcgggccgcgtgagcgaacactacacttgcatatgtcatgacggggcgtatgcaagttttgtagagtgtcaccttatttctaagggacattttacttcgcctacatatcatcgggtagagtatagttacaacggctgccccacccttcaaaccgaaacgcattactgcttcacggtagaaataggcggggcggtggtacctacccgtgcggactcacaagaggtcctaccaccagtaattacgcaaattataattttgcgggtttgatttttattgcacgatgttattccttcaccgtggaagtcaatcgtgaggaattgttaagtacgtatttcattagaaaaattggtacccgcctgcgggattcgaacatcggtgcatcgcttgatccgaatgcaccggacgtcttatcctttaggccacgacgactttaacccTTTAACCCTACCCcctgccagggcttcgcccctggaccgcACCGGGgtttcgcccctggaccccggctcggtgcTCCatgaactttcggcctggtaggagaaaaaaatagtatgtgcaccgcgggaaaaaggTAGGACATGTCTTCCCGCGTGTTTGCCTTCGGCTGGGgtggcaattttacacgcgggaggaaatgtcctacttttctcccttggtgcacaatgtactatacagataattaattacaatGCACCAAATGCAAGGTGGACGTTGAATGCTGGCAAAAACTGAAGAAATGAAgcgctttattttattaatttaatacttcTTCATATTTAAACATGTAATAATAGAAGTTAATTAACAGTATAGTATTTGCCAAAGTACACA
The Bombyx mori chromosome 5, ASM3026992v2 DNA segment above includes these coding regions:
- the LOC101739196 gene encoding SHC-transforming protein 1, which codes for MAESGSFVAKPARGWLHPDSVLASDGVTYAVRYIGCMEVLTSMKKLDFDTRSQVAKECIARVCAAAGLRSADKKRRVSQAAARALTARPRMSHSGANVALTVSSKAITLAVLEGGDTIARHDMPRVSFASGGDADSLDYVAYVAKSAPPTEWRACYVLECGGRLAQDVIATIGQAFELRFKEFLTKPSTLNLNGSLPSCESACGLVEDREYYNDMPDKVPPELAPTSHRHPPPPPLASLTSLAPLSSCEESVRHYVNQTPPPRTPPTALLPNHHTDIFDMQPFTAAPVTSSSSSVTSGTSASAECAPLTAEAQAALLAKEPWFHGPISRTTAEKLVVEDGEFLVRESTACAGQFVLTGARRGLHKHLLLVDPIGVVRTKDRVFDSVPHLIKYHCSNELPIVSADSALLLRKPVLRSSS